One window of the Salvia splendens isolate huo1 chromosome 1, SspV2, whole genome shotgun sequence genome contains the following:
- the LOC121752170 gene encoding very-long-chain aldehyde decarbonylase CER1-like yields the protein MASKPGILTEWPWTWLGNYKYIVLAPSVGHAMYSYMFKGENERDLSNFLVLPLLLWRMVHNQMWISLSRYRTAKGNNRIVDKSIEFEQVDREKNWDDQIILSGVMLYTVPLFYKAAQHLPWWRTDGVIWAFLVHAGPVEFLYYWLHRALHHHFLYSRYHSHHHSSIVTEPITSVIHPFAEHIAYFLLFSLPFITTIYMKNISILSVTGYLTYIDFMNNMGHCNFECIPKQLFSIFPPLKYLMYTPSYHSLHHTQFRTNYSLFMPFYDYVYGTADKSTDSLYESSLVRKEEAPDVVHLTHLTTPESIYHLRLGFAHLASDPQKSKWYLWLMWPITLWSMFVTWIYGRTFIVERNVFKQLKLQTWVIPKYSIQYYMKWQRQAINSMIEDSILEADAMGVQVLSLGLLNQGEELNKNGELFLSRHTQLKVKLVDGSSLAVAVVLNSLPKGITEVVIRGNLSKVAYSIAVSLCQEGIQVYTRFEDDYKRIKAKLTKETSDNLILSKHNAPKIWLVGDGLSEDEQLSAPKGTLFFPISHFPPKKMRRDCLYNSTPAMLAPKHLENVDSCENWLPRRVMSAWRIAGILHGMEGWGVHECGNMMFDIEKIWRASLDHGFHPLTKPNPPGK from the exons ATGGCTAGCAAACCTGGGATTCTCACTGAGTGGCCTTGGACATGGCTTGGGAACTACAAG TACATTGTATTGGCTCCCTCAGTAGGACATGCAATGTACTCGTACATGTTTAAAGGAGAAAATGAGAGAGATTTGTCAAATTTCTTGGTGTTACCTTTACTGCTGTGGAGGATGGTGCACAATCAAATGTGGATTTCACTCTCCCGTTACAGAACTGCAAAAGGAAATAACAGGATAGTAGACAAGAGCATCGAGTTCGAGCAAGTCGATAGAGAGAAAAACTG GGATGACCAAATTATACTGAGTGGGGTTATGCTCTATACGGTGCCCTTGTTTTATAAGGCAGCTCAACATCTCCCCTGGTGGAGGACAGATGGGGTGATCTGGGCATTTCTGGTTCATGCTGGTCCAGTGGAGTTCCTGTATTACTGGCTGCATCGGGCATTGCACCACCACTTCCTTTACTCTCGATACCATTCCCACCATCACTCCTCCATTGTCACTGAGCCTATTACAT CTGTAATTCACCCATTCGCGGAGCACATTGCATACTTCTTGCTGTTCTCACTGCCATTTATCACAACTATCTACATGAAGAATATCTCCATTCTCTCTGTGACTGGTTATTTAACGTATATCGACTTCATGAACAACATGGGCCACTGCAACTTCGAGTGCATTCCAAAACAGCTCTTCTCAATATTTCCACCCCTAAAGTACCTCATGTACACGCCTTC GTACCACTCGCTGCATCACACCCAATTCCGCACCAACTACTCACTTTTCATGCCATTTTATGATTATGTATATGGTACCGCGGACAAATCTACCGACTCATTATATGAAAGCTCACTCGTAAGAAAGGAGGAAGCACCTGATGTGGTGCATCTGACCCATCTCACAACACCAGAATCCATATATCATCTCCGCCTAGGATTTGCACACTTGGCTTCTGACCCTCAGAAATCCAAGTGGTACCTGTGGTTAATGTGGCCCATCACTCTTTGGTCCATGTTCGTCACTTGGATCTATGGGCGCACATTCATTGTTGAGAGGAATGTCTTCAAACAACTAAAACTGCAAACATGGGTCATTCCCAAATACAGCATTCAA TACTACATGAAATGGCAGAGACAAGCAATAAATAGTATGATTGAGGATAGTATACTAGAAGCTGATGCTATGGGCGTTCAGGTGTTGAGCCTAGGCCTATTGAATCAG GGCGAGGAGCTGAATAAAAATGGCGAACTGTTCCTAAGTAGGCACACTCAGCTAAAAGTGAAGTTGGTAGATGGAAGTAGTTTAGCAGTTGCAGTTGTGCTAAATAGCCTTCCAAAAGGAATAACTGAGGTTGTCATTAGAGGCAACCTATCAAAGGTTGCCTACTCCATTGCGGTTTCTTtatgccaagaaggaatccag GTATATACCAGATTCGAGGATGACTACAAAAGAATCAAAGCAAAACTTACAAAAGAAACCAGTGACAATTTGATCCTCTCTAAGCACAATGCCCCAAAG ATATGGTTAGTGGGAGACGGTCTAAGTGAAGACGAACAGCTGAGTGCACCCAAAGGAACATTATTCTTTCCCATTTCCCATTTTCCTCCAAAGAAAATGCGCAGAGACTGCTTGTATAACAGTACACCAGCAATGCTGGCTCCCAAGCATCTAGAAAATGTTGACTCTTGCGAG AACTGGTTGCCAAGACGAGTTATGAGTGCATGGCGTATAGCTGGAATACTACACGGTATGGAAGGGTGGGGTGTCCATGAGTGTGGAAACATGATGTTTGATATTGAGAAAATCTGGCGAGCCAGCCTTGACCACGGCTTCCATCCCTTGACTAAGCCAAATCCACCAGGGAAATGA
- the LOC121752177 gene encoding UMP-CMP kinase 3-like isoform X1, translated as MGTIGDAANKEVNGSSLPDKKPTVVFVLGGPGSGKGTQCANIVQHFGYTHLSAGDLLRAEQNSGSENGEMIKNMIKDGQIVPSEVTVKLLLRAMEESGNDKFLIDGFPRNEENRAAFESVTGIEPEFVLFFDCPEEEMEKRVLNRNQGRADDNIESIRKRFKVYTQSSLPVIEYYDSKGKVRKIDASKPVEEVFEAVKEFFTSLDDKVKHHRDVFGRFMRRKKFRNGAKKCSWMRCLLPYRALEI; from the exons ATGGGGACTATTGGTGATGCTGCAAACAAG GAAGTAAATGGGAGCTCACTCCCAGATAAGAAGCCCACTGTAGTTTTTGTTCTAG GTGGCCCTGGCAGTGGTAAAGGCACACAATGTGCAAATATTGTTCAACATTTTGGTTATACTCACCTTAGTGCTGGTGATCTTCTCCGAGCAGAGCAAAATTCCGGTTCTGAAAATGG GGAAATGATTAAGAACATGATTAAGGATGGGCAAATCGTACCCTCAGAGGTAACAGTCAAGCTTCTCCTGCGGGCAATGGAGGAAAGTGGAAATGACAAATTTCTTATTGATGGTTTTCCTCGTAATGAGGAGAATCGTGCAGCCTTTGAGTCTGTT ACTGGAATTGAGCCTGAATTTGTACTTTTCTTTGATTGTCCAGAGGAGGAAATGGAGAAGCGTGTGCTGAATAGAAACCAG GGTAGAGCTGATGATAACATTGAGTCAATAAGGAAGAGATTTAAGGTGTATACACAGTCTAGCCTTCCAGTGATTGAATACTACGATTCCAAAGGCAAGGTTCGAAAG ATTGATGCTTCCAAACCAGTTGAAGAAGTTTTTGAGGCAGTCAAAGAATTCTTCACCTCACTTGATGATAAGGTAAAACACCACCGTGATGTTTTTGGGAGATTTATGAGGAGAAAGAAATTTAGAAATGGTGCAAAAAAATGCAGTTGGATGCGATGCTTATTGCCTTATCGAGCTTTAGAAATTTAG
- the LOC121752177 gene encoding UMP-CMP kinase 3-like isoform X4: MGLAIKLLFTKYFVKLQGYREMIKNMIKDGQIVPSEVTVKLLLRAMEESGNDKFLIDGFPRNEENRAAFESVTGIEPEFVLFFDCPEEEMEKRVLNRNQGRADDNIESIRKRFKVYTQSSLPVIEYYDSKGKVRKIDASKPVEEVFEAVKEFFTSLDDKVKHHRDVFGRFMRRKKFRNGAKKCSWMRCLLPYRALEI, translated from the exons ATGG GTCTTGCAATTAAACTTTTATTCACCAAATACTTTGTGAAACTCCAAGGATATCG GGAAATGATTAAGAACATGATTAAGGATGGGCAAATCGTACCCTCAGAGGTAACAGTCAAGCTTCTCCTGCGGGCAATGGAGGAAAGTGGAAATGACAAATTTCTTATTGATGGTTTTCCTCGTAATGAGGAGAATCGTGCAGCCTTTGAGTCTGTT ACTGGAATTGAGCCTGAATTTGTACTTTTCTTTGATTGTCCAGAGGAGGAAATGGAGAAGCGTGTGCTGAATAGAAACCAG GGTAGAGCTGATGATAACATTGAGTCAATAAGGAAGAGATTTAAGGTGTATACACAGTCTAGCCTTCCAGTGATTGAATACTACGATTCCAAAGGCAAGGTTCGAAAG ATTGATGCTTCCAAACCAGTTGAAGAAGTTTTTGAGGCAGTCAAAGAATTCTTCACCTCACTTGATGATAAGGTAAAACACCACCGTGATGTTTTTGGGAGATTTATGAGGAGAAAGAAATTTAGAAATGGTGCAAAAAAATGCAGTTGGATGCGATGCTTATTGCCTTATCGAGCTTTAGAAATTTAG
- the LOC121752177 gene encoding UMP-CMP kinase 3-like isoform X5, giving the protein MIKNMIKDGQIVPSEVTVKLLLRAMEESGNDKFLIDGFPRNEENRAAFESVTGIEPEFVLFFDCPEEEMEKRVLNRNQGRADDNIESIRKRFKVYTQSSLPVIEYYDSKGKVRKIDASKPVEEVFEAVKEFFTSLDDKVKHHRDVFGRFMRRKKFRNGAKKCSWMRCLLPYRALEI; this is encoded by the exons ATGATTAAGAACATGATTAAGGATGGGCAAATCGTACCCTCAGAGGTAACAGTCAAGCTTCTCCTGCGGGCAATGGAGGAAAGTGGAAATGACAAATTTCTTATTGATGGTTTTCCTCGTAATGAGGAGAATCGTGCAGCCTTTGAGTCTGTT ACTGGAATTGAGCCTGAATTTGTACTTTTCTTTGATTGTCCAGAGGAGGAAATGGAGAAGCGTGTGCTGAATAGAAACCAG GGTAGAGCTGATGATAACATTGAGTCAATAAGGAAGAGATTTAAGGTGTATACACAGTCTAGCCTTCCAGTGATTGAATACTACGATTCCAAAGGCAAGGTTCGAAAG ATTGATGCTTCCAAACCAGTTGAAGAAGTTTTTGAGGCAGTCAAAGAATTCTTCACCTCACTTGATGATAAGGTAAAACACCACCGTGATGTTTTTGGGAGATTTATGAGGAGAAAGAAATTTAGAAATGGTGCAAAAAAATGCAGTTGGATGCGATGCTTATTGCCTTATCGAGCTTTAGAAATTTAG
- the LOC121752177 gene encoding UMP-CMP kinase 3-like isoform X3, whose product MGTIGDAANKEVNGSSLPDKKPTVVFVLGGPGSGKGTQCANIVQHFGYTHLSAGDLLRAEQNSGSENGEMIKNMIKDGQIVPSEVTVKLLLRAMEESGNDKFLIDGFPRNEENRAAFESVTGIEPEFVLFFDCPEEEMEKRVLNRNQGRADDNIESIRKRFKVYTQSSLPVIEYYDSKGKVRKIDASKPVEEVFEAVKEFFTSLDDKVAA is encoded by the exons ATGGGGACTATTGGTGATGCTGCAAACAAG GAAGTAAATGGGAGCTCACTCCCAGATAAGAAGCCCACTGTAGTTTTTGTTCTAG GTGGCCCTGGCAGTGGTAAAGGCACACAATGTGCAAATATTGTTCAACATTTTGGTTATACTCACCTTAGTGCTGGTGATCTTCTCCGAGCAGAGCAAAATTCCGGTTCTGAAAATGG GGAAATGATTAAGAACATGATTAAGGATGGGCAAATCGTACCCTCAGAGGTAACAGTCAAGCTTCTCCTGCGGGCAATGGAGGAAAGTGGAAATGACAAATTTCTTATTGATGGTTTTCCTCGTAATGAGGAGAATCGTGCAGCCTTTGAGTCTGTT ACTGGAATTGAGCCTGAATTTGTACTTTTCTTTGATTGTCCAGAGGAGGAAATGGAGAAGCGTGTGCTGAATAGAAACCAG GGTAGAGCTGATGATAACATTGAGTCAATAAGGAAGAGATTTAAGGTGTATACACAGTCTAGCCTTCCAGTGATTGAATACTACGATTCCAAAGGCAAGGTTCGAAAG ATTGATGCTTCCAAACCAGTTGAAGAAGTTTTTGAGGCAGTCAAAGAATTCTTCACCTCACTTGATGATAAG GTTGCTGCTTGA
- the LOC121752177 gene encoding UMP-CMP kinase 3-like isoform X2 — translation MGTIGDAANKVALAVVKAHNVQILFNILVILTLVLVIFSEQSKIPVLKMGLAIKLLFTKYFVKLQGYREMIKNMIKDGQIVPSEVTVKLLLRAMEESGNDKFLIDGFPRNEENRAAFESVTGIEPEFVLFFDCPEEEMEKRVLNRNQGRADDNIESIRKRFKVYTQSSLPVIEYYDSKGKVRKIDASKPVEEVFEAVKEFFTSLDDKVKHHRDVFGRFMRRKKFRNGAKKCSWMRCLLPYRALEI, via the exons ATGGGGACTATTGGTGATGCTGCAAACAAG GTGGCCCTGGCAGTGGTAAAGGCACACAATGTGCAAATATTGTTCAACATTTTGGTTATACTCACCTTAGTGCTGGTGATCTTCTCCGAGCAGAGCAAAATTCCGGTTCTGAAAATGG GTCTTGCAATTAAACTTTTATTCACCAAATACTTTGTGAAACTCCAAGGATATCG GGAAATGATTAAGAACATGATTAAGGATGGGCAAATCGTACCCTCAGAGGTAACAGTCAAGCTTCTCCTGCGGGCAATGGAGGAAAGTGGAAATGACAAATTTCTTATTGATGGTTTTCCTCGTAATGAGGAGAATCGTGCAGCCTTTGAGTCTGTT ACTGGAATTGAGCCTGAATTTGTACTTTTCTTTGATTGTCCAGAGGAGGAAATGGAGAAGCGTGTGCTGAATAGAAACCAG GGTAGAGCTGATGATAACATTGAGTCAATAAGGAAGAGATTTAAGGTGTATACACAGTCTAGCCTTCCAGTGATTGAATACTACGATTCCAAAGGCAAGGTTCGAAAG ATTGATGCTTCCAAACCAGTTGAAGAAGTTTTTGAGGCAGTCAAAGAATTCTTCACCTCACTTGATGATAAGGTAAAACACCACCGTGATGTTTTTGGGAGATTTATGAGGAGAAAGAAATTTAGAAATGGTGCAAAAAAATGCAGTTGGATGCGATGCTTATTGCCTTATCGAGCTTTAGAAATTTAG